One genomic segment of Candidatus Marsarchaeota archaeon includes these proteins:
- a CDS encoding thymidylate kinase → MAYIMIEGPEGAGKTEGAARLFAGIKSAGYDVMVNHEPGNGTLGTLVRATLSGIKKHDYERLKSFIRDGSEIELLLDHLTSNEYRGPKVIDTIKSDYSTIKGLIHDDTVFDKLLESMSAANKIDVESLQLLFTAVRSEDMKRLKPFLERRDMAVISDRGYPSTITYAESSGPNKAYADFLKLINSRFPKPDKLFILYAPPEILLKRVQQRGGIEERFDKLESIRNISDSYRRNFPDAFYIDASQSREKVYEELFNETMRVLNKLGVSPVYKTAD, encoded by the coding sequence ATGGCTTACATAATGATAGAGGGTCCCGAAGGCGCAGGTAAAACAGAAGGGGCTGCACGTCTGTTCGCTGGAATCAAGTCTGCAGGCTACGATGTGATGGTAAATCATGAGCCAGGGAACGGTACGCTTGGCACGCTGGTGAGGGCGACCCTGAGCGGCATAAAAAAACACGATTATGAAAGGCTGAAGTCCTTTATCCGGGACGGAAGCGAAATTGAACTTCTCCTGGATCACCTAACAAGCAATGAATACCGCGGCCCCAAAGTAATTGACACTATTAAGAGCGACTATTCCACAATAAAAGGGCTCATACACGATGATACTGTTTTCGACAAGTTGCTAGAATCCATGTCTGCCGCAAATAAGATAGATGTAGAGTCATTGCAGCTCCTTTTCACAGCTGTAAGGAGCGAGGACATGAAGAGGCTAAAGCCCTTTCTGGAACGCAGGGACATGGCGGTTATATCGGACCGTGGGTACCCATCCACAATAACATATGCGGAGAGCTCAGGTCCAAACAAGGCGTACGCAGATTTCCTTAAGCTAATAAATTCCAGATTCCCGAAACCAGACAAGCTATTCATACTTTATGCACCTCCTGAAATCCTGCTGAAGCGGGTTCAGCAGCGGGGCGGCATAGAGGAAAGGTTCGACAAACTGGAATCCATCAGAAACATAAGCGACAGCTACAGACGCAATTTCCCAGATGCATTCTACATTGATGCATCGCAGAGCCGCGAGAAGGTTTACGAGGAGCTTTTCAACGAGACGATGCGTGTGCTCAATAAGCTGGGCGTCAGTCCAGTATATAAAACGGCCGATTGA
- a CDS encoding FAD-dependent thymidylate synthase codes for MLKYKERYTDEQQRILAPYFTSIYGNVFVLRDSLSQTTKAALFGRYSRSSKSMRTLFLDEFVRDPNTGEYHGGLQDHIDALEKASKFKVGGPRSEAFFRRVFSEYGDDSVIDSASAHIALEGVDQVEAKYIEDGRLAGYIEKSTRFVDFTGRYKIDNEGYIAGKSDNGSYLYKEYPEIMASSLGNAYRQTMDLLFSTVKTLQEPVADELRKRYPLDGFPFKISINGKEQEVLFSEIEHINGIDIEAEKRKATKAYNSSVKAASFDVVRVLLPMSTMTNIGWHSSYRTADHSLVKMLSYDYPPILETADSVYNELAKENEPLISRVKDRHGTEEIKFLKQRDSWLRILASRMDNNPTNDKEDGPDVRLFHNDTQRDALVRVAAATLYPYTNLRMRQIMARLKSADRASDIRAITTTNHDNAIGHQERMAELPDLQNGLLDSRAVIRTASAGRSNRRHKPPRSFELANYDVELVGNIGIFRDLQRNRFTLQTRQRFGISNGYDTPRLLIDIGLDGKFKDAIEAVQSLYKDVLTTAPKYAEACVTLAHRVRWIASADLRQFIWMLELRTGPQGHPDYRKLMQKTYQLLRSEQPSLVNRITMKFVDSDDYPLGRLAALHRTEGKLEKLG; via the coding sequence ATGCTGAAATACAAGGAGCGATACACAGATGAGCAGCAGCGCATCTTAGCTCCGTATTTTACCAGCATCTACGGCAATGTCTTTGTTCTGCGCGACTCCTTGTCGCAGACCACCAAGGCTGCACTGTTCGGTAGGTATTCGCGCTCCTCAAAGAGTATGAGGACGCTTTTCCTCGACGAATTCGTTAGGGATCCAAATACTGGAGAATACCACGGAGGACTGCAAGATCACATAGATGCCCTTGAAAAGGCTTCGAAGTTCAAGGTTGGCGGGCCTAGGTCGGAGGCCTTCTTCAGGCGGGTGTTTTCCGAGTACGGTGACGACTCTGTGATAGACTCGGCATCGGCCCACATCGCGCTCGAGGGAGTCGATCAGGTCGAGGCAAAGTACATAGAAGACGGCAGGCTCGCTGGCTACATAGAGAAATCTACGCGGTTCGTTGACTTCACTGGCAGGTATAAAATCGACAATGAGGGCTACATAGCAGGCAAGAGTGATAATGGCAGCTATCTCTACAAAGAATACCCGGAAATAATGGCCTCTAGCCTAGGCAATGCCTACAGGCAGACGATGGACCTGCTTTTCTCGACGGTGAAGACCCTGCAGGAGCCGGTTGCCGACGAACTGCGCAAAAGGTACCCGCTGGATGGCTTTCCATTCAAGATAAGCATAAACGGAAAGGAGCAGGAGGTCCTGTTCTCCGAGATAGAGCACATAAACGGCATAGACATAGAAGCCGAGAAAAGGAAGGCAACTAAGGCATACAATTCGTCAGTGAAGGCAGCATCTTTTGATGTAGTGCGTGTTCTGCTTCCAATGTCGACCATGACGAATATCGGCTGGCATTCCTCATACAGAACCGCTGACCATTCTCTTGTGAAGATGCTCTCTTACGATTATCCTCCAATACTGGAAACCGCAGATTCCGTCTACAACGAGCTTGCGAAGGAAAACGAACCGCTGATAAGCAGGGTGAAGGACAGGCACGGGACTGAAGAGATAAAGTTCCTAAAGCAAAGAGATTCATGGCTACGCATACTCGCCAGCAGGATGGATAATAACCCTACTAATGACAAGGAAGACGGCCCGGACGTCAGGCTTTTCCACAATGACACCCAAAGGGACGCGCTAGTCAGGGTGGCTGCAGCTACATTATACCCTTACACGAACCTGAGAATGAGACAGATAATGGCTAGGCTTAAGTCAGCAGACCGAGCTTCTGATATAAGGGCCATAACAACAACCAACCACGACAATGCAATTGGTCATCAAGAGCGCATGGCAGAGCTTCCTGATCTTCAGAATGGTCTGCTAGATTCACGGGCAGTGATAAGGACAGCTTCGGCAGGCCGGAGCAACAGGCGCCACAAGCCGCCAAGATCGTTCGAGCTGGCAAACTATGATGTGGAACTAGTCGGAAACATAGGTATATTCCGCGACCTGCAGCGCAACCGGTTCACCCTGCAAACCAGGCAGCGTTTCGGCATATCGAACGGCTATGATACGCCGAGGCTCTTGATTGACATAGGCCTTGATGGCAAGTTCAAGGACGCTATAGAAGCCGTGCAGAGCTTGTACAAGGACGTGCTCACAACTGCGCCCAAATACGCAGAGGCATGCGTAACTCTCGCACACAGAGTCAGATGGATAGCGAGCGCCGATTTGCGCCAGTTCATCTGGATGCTGGAGCTAAGGACCGGCCCGCAGGGGCATCCCGATTACAGAAAGCTGATGCAGAAGACTTACCAACTGCTGCGCAGCGAGCAACCTTCGCTTGTCAACCGCATTACCATGAAGTTCGTAGACTCGGACGATTACCCGCTCGGCAGGCTGGCTGCGCTGCACAGGACTGAAGGCAAGCTCGAAAAACTAGGTTGA
- a CDS encoding ABC transporter permease gives MNLKFIGAFTWYYGINSIPRGISYVVSSLMYPLVFLFLITIFSAGRLIDFAVIGGFLTIVSSNAVYGSADAAFQRIQLRIQDLFVATRLSPFDYNFGLAFSYLATSLPGIALYVLIGLYLGIFSALPFLAFIGVMFVLLIAVMAISIVITGLIRHVRNLWGVMAIVSVVLTTIPPSFYPYTILPKWALYVLMVSPVTPAAMFSQWLFGLSPFAWYALPVLAIETLVYFAIAMRMSGWREK, from the coding sequence TTGAATCTTAAGTTCATAGGTGCATTTACCTGGTACTACGGTATAAACAGCATACCAAGGGGCATCTCGTACGTTGTATCATCGCTCATGTACCCGCTAGTATTCCTCTTCTTAATCACCATATTCTCAGCCGGCAGACTCATCGACTTCGCGGTTATAGGAGGATTTCTCACCATAGTCTCATCGAATGCAGTCTATGGAAGCGCTGACGCGGCATTCCAGCGCATACAGCTCAGGATACAGGACCTTTTCGTCGCTACACGGCTCTCGCCGTTCGATTACAATTTCGGCCTTGCCTTCAGCTACCTCGCCACATCACTTCCTGGCATTGCGCTATACGTGCTGATAGGTTTATACCTTGGCATCTTCTCTGCATTACCCTTCCTGGCCTTCATAGGCGTTATGTTCGTGCTACTCATCGCCGTGATGGCCATATCGATCGTGATAACCGGCCTGATAAGGCACGTGCGCAACCTGTGGGGAGTCATGGCCATAGTGAGCGTGGTGCTGACCACCATACCGCCGAGCTTCTATCCTTACACGATATTGCCCAAGTGGGCTCTTTACGTACTCATGGTGTCGCCGGTCACGCCCGCCGCGATGTTCAGCCAGTGGCTTTTCGGGCTCTCGCCGTTTGCTTGGTATGCGTTGCCGGTCCTTGCGATAGAAACGCTTGTCTACTTTGCAATCGCGATGCGCATGTCTGGCTGGCGCGAGAAATAA
- a CDS encoding ABC transporter ATP-binding protein, with the protein MIDIVRLRKRYKDGTVALKGVSLSFDKQITTVIGRNGAGKTTLMRILSTQLLPSSGRATVDGLDVVKDAEALRKKLVSIPQEASPMGFLTPMEHLKTYLIARGSTVRQAARDAEDALRTLELYDARNTPSDELSGGMKRKIFVAMALAANADVVFLDEPTTGLDPLSRLEVWSAVKMLKGTLVLTTHYMEEAAELSDEIAMVDNGEVIGHGTMKSLLKRFNGMVRAETTAANVGGKYTIGNTKIMYIREHEAERYVEHSYTIKPITLEDLFVIRGVELES; encoded by the coding sequence GTGATAGACATAGTCAGGCTGAGAAAGCGCTACAAGGACGGCACCGTAGCGCTCAAGGGCGTCAGTCTGAGCTTTGACAAGCAAATAACTACCGTAATAGGCAGGAACGGCGCCGGCAAGACAACGCTCATGCGCATACTGTCGACGCAGCTCCTTCCGAGTTCTGGCAGGGCGACCGTCGATGGCCTGGACGTGGTGAAAGATGCCGAGGCCCTGAGAAAGAAGCTGGTCAGCATACCGCAGGAAGCCAGCCCGATGGGGTTCCTGACGCCTATGGAACACCTCAAGACGTATCTCATAGCCAGGGGCTCGACCGTGCGGCAGGCAGCCAGGGACGCGGAAGACGCGCTCAGGACGCTTGAGCTTTACGATGCAAGAAACACGCCGTCGGACGAGCTCTCTGGTGGCATGAAGCGCAAGATATTCGTTGCGATGGCACTCGCGGCAAACGCAGACGTAGTTTTCCTTGACGAACCAACTACTGGTCTTGACCCGCTCTCGAGACTGGAGGTGTGGAGCGCGGTGAAGATGCTCAAGGGCACCTTGGTGCTCACCACGCACTACATGGAGGAGGCAGCAGAGCTATCTGACGAGATAGCGATGGTTGACAACGGGGAGGTTATAGGCCACGGCACGATGAAGAGCTTGCTCAAGAGGTTCAACGGCATGGTGCGGGCCGAAACGACTGCTGCTAATGTGGGAGGCAAGTACACCATAGGCAACACGAAGATAATGTATATTAGGGAGCATGAGGCCGAACGCTACGTCGAGCATAGTTACACCATAAAGCCGATAACGCTTGAGGACCTGTTTGTGATAAGAGGTGTGGAGCTTGAATCTTAA